TGACAGGCTCTCGCAGGCCTTGCCGTAATATGCCTGGATAGACTGGGGGTGAAGCTGTTTCAACTTGATTGAGCCAAGCGCTGGAATGAGGTGAACATCGATAATCGACTGGTAGCCATCCAACGTCCGGGGCGAGCAGTTGGTTTTGACGTAGCCTTTGAGCCAGTTTTGAAAGTGATCGGCCACAGTGAGACGGCCGGACTGGGAATAGGTTCCCTTATCGAGGCTGACCAGCAGATCGTTGAGCCGACGTTGGGCATCTGAGCGGCGGCCGCGGACCGTTTCGTAATGCCGTTGACGCTTCCCACCAGGCCCTTGGCCAGTATCCAGGATGATCTGCCAGGACTGCTTACCCTTGCTGCGGATGTAGCCTCTCATTGGTTGCCTCCGGTTGCTTGCTTTTTCGCTCGTTCTCTAGACCAAACCGTTCGCCTGTCGCAACGTGAGCAATAGCGCTGATTGCCATGTCCCCAATGTAAACTTCCGCATGCTTTACATGTCTTGATGTGTCTCTTTTTTGCTTGATATTCTTCTAAAGAGAGCGTCGTTAATAACCCCAATTGGTAATGACAGACATCGAAAAGGGATTTAACACTGAGATAGAACTTTGGCCCGAGAAACGTGTAGTGTAAAGAAATACCGCTGAGTTGTTGATCTAGACACATTCCAACATTCTGTCTGATCGCCTCGAGCATATTCATATTTTCTTTTTCGAGATATTTTGTTCTGAACTGGTCAGCTGTCAATGGCTTCAAGAAAAATGGGTGCGTTATTAGGAGCCAGGTAAGGTGTTTAAGCCGGTCAGTTGACTCGATGTCCGTTTTCGAAATTTCGATTTCACGTAGTAGGTCATTGATTTCAAATAAGAGATAAATAGTCGCAATACTGATCTTGAATTTTTGTAGCGGATAACCCCATAAACCATGTGTGTATGCATCCCCGCTATGTCCAGGTAATCCCCATTCCTCCAGCCATTTGACAACTCGTTTCAAAGGGATTGCACCCTTAAATGATTCTGTCCACGAAGGCGAAGTCGTCGTAAAGTCTTCCCAATTCCAAGCTACTGTCCCATCTATCACATCGATTGTTGAAACAAGCAAACGATTGTAATCATCCGGCCTTAATTGTTTGCTATACAGCCGGTCGACGCGTTTTCCGGGCCAATCCGTACTATTTTCGTCGTCGATTATATGCAGGGTACCGTTAACGCCCATCAAAGAATAAGCTTTAGCATCCAACAGATAACCGACGTTCAGATCTGAATTGATCACTTCCCCAGGAGGGAAGATGTACCGAAACTCAGACGCATTATCAGACGAATATGCCATATATTTTCGTCTGAATAGAGTATACCCTATAAAACGAAATGTCAAGATGGAGGAAAAAATGAAAAGTATCTTAAGGGAAAAAAGAGAAGCCCTTGGGATTTCTCAGGTCAGGCTTGGGAGTTTGAGCGGATTAGCAAATAACGTAATCTCAGATTTCGAACGAGGAGCGAGGCGGCCTTGGCCTCGAGCACGGAAGGCCCTTGCCCGGGCGCTGCGCGTCCCGGAGGCCGAGCTCTTCCCTGAGGTTGGCGTGGAGGCTGGTGAGGGAGGTGTCCAGAATGGCCACTAAGGAAAGCTCCACTAGCCTCACCATGACGATCCCCGAGTTCGCCAAGGCCGCAAACATATCTCCAGGACTGGCCTATGATCTAGCCCGGAAAGACGATCTACCGGTCAAGGTAATCCATTTTGGCCGGCGCATGCTGCTCTCCCGCCGGGCGGTCGATGAATTGCTGGGGACATCCACCCAGAACGGCGCTTTGGCTTGAAGAAGTATTTTTCAAGAAATAATGAATAAGGACTGACAAATTGGCTAGTCCCCAGCTTGAAAACGGCTTCCTCCGCATCGCTTGCGAATTGATTGAGGCAATCTCTCGCACACGGTTTAGCCCGAGGGAGAGTCAAGTATTCTGGTCGGTTGTCCGGCGGACTTACGGATGGAATAAGAAGGCTGACCGGATCTCATATAGTCAACTCGAAGAGTCAACAGGTCTCAATAGACGCCATATCGCAGATGCGCTCTCTCGTTTGATTCGCCGGAACATCATCTCCCGCTGTGGATCAGGATACAAGCTTTCTTACGGAATCCAGAAGGATTACCAGCTTTGGATTGTTACCGATAGGGGCAATAATTCAAAGCTATCATTACCGAAGGGGGCAACAAATAGAATCATTACCGAAACCGACAAAGGTTCATTGCTCCCGGGGGCAACAAAATCATTACCGAAAAGGGAACACACAATAGATAAAAAAACATCTTCAAAAAACAACCCTCGAGAGGATTTCCAAAAGCCTGCAAAACAAGCCTTTGGCGAATTTAAAAACGTCCTCTTAACGGCCGAAGAGCGCGAGAATTTGACGGCTAAGTTGGGGTTGGCTGCCGCGGAAGCCTCCGATCTGATTGAGCGCCTCTCGGCTTACCTCGAAAACCATCCCAACAAAAAATACGCCAGCCATTACGCAACGATAAAAACGTGGGCACTTGACGATGTAAAGAAGCGGACCGCCGCGGGCCCCCGGCAGGATAGATTTACAAATCTACCTCCTGGCGCTGACTTAAAAAAATGGGAGAACGTGTAGATGGAACAGAATTTTTTAGAAAAAGCAGCTGAAAACTTGGGCAAACTCAAACCTACCGCGACCTGTGAAACATGCGGAGCCACAGCTTATAGCGGTGCCGAGCTCGAACATGAGCCGCGCTGCCTGAAGGACCGCGAAAATTGGATGCGCCGGGTGATCTCCTTTTCACAACTCCCGGCTAACAAACCACGG
This is a stretch of genomic DNA from Dehalogenimonas etheniformans. It encodes these proteins:
- a CDS encoding helix-turn-helix domain-containing protein; translation: MATKESSTSLTMTIPEFAKAANISPGLAYDLARKDDLPVKVIHFGRRMLLSRRAVDELLGTSTQNGALA
- a CDS encoding helix-turn-helix domain-containing protein, which encodes MKSILREKREALGISQVRLGSLSGLANNVISDFERGARRPWPRARKALARALRVPEAELFPEVGVEAGEGGVQNGH
- a CDS encoding replication protein — translated: MASPQLENGFLRIACELIEAISRTRFSPRESQVFWSVVRRTYGWNKKADRISYSQLEESTGLNRRHIADALSRLIRRNIISRCGSGYKLSYGIQKDYQLWIVTDRGNNSKLSLPKGATNRIITETDKGSLLPGATKSLPKREHTIDKKTSSKNNPREDFQKPAKQAFGEFKNVLLTAEERENLTAKLGLAAAEASDLIERLSAYLENHPNKKYASHYATIKTWALDDVKKRTAAGPRQDRFTNLPPGADLKKWENV